In a genomic window of ANME-2 cluster archaeon:
- a CDS encoding cofactor-independent phosphoglycerate mutase gives MKYIVLLGDGMADYPLDELGGLTPLQAARTPSMDRMAKQGQCGLAQTVPDDMPPGSDVANLAILGYDPAKYYSGRGPLEAASMGVELAADDIAFRCNLITEKDGVIADYSAGHISTEEAGELIRTVDEHLGSNNARFHAGISYRHLLVLSGGRGKDARCTPPHDQVGGRVVDFLPHGLDAEFLIRLIMDSKPVLEGHEINRRRMAQGKNTGNMIWLWAQGRAPSMPHFRELYGISGAMISAVDLLKGLGVCAGLNVIDVPGATGYLDTNYTGKADAALQALESCDFVYVHVEAADEAAHIGDLDAKIQAIEDFDSKVVGHVMDGMAAFDDYKILLMPDHSTPIPMKTHTHDPVPFVVLSSNGGADDVIEYNEFSVKAGSLGRVEGHRIMNYLVHGKF, from the coding sequence ATGAAATACATTGTACTCCTGGGCGATGGCATGGCAGACTATCCCCTTGACGAACTGGGTGGACTGACCCCCCTGCAAGCTGCCCGTACCCCCAGCATGGACCGCATGGCAAAACAGGGGCAGTGCGGACTGGCGCAGACCGTTCCTGATGACATGCCTCCGGGTTCGGATGTTGCCAATCTCGCTATCCTTGGATATGACCCTGCAAAGTACTATTCGGGCAGGGGACCCCTGGAAGCTGCCAGTATGGGTGTGGAACTGGCTGCTGACGATATCGCGTTTCGCTGCAACCTCATCACTGAAAAGGACGGGGTCATTGCCGATTACAGCGCAGGCCACATTTCTACTGAGGAAGCAGGAGAACTTATCCGGACGGTGGACGAACACTTAGGCAGCAACAACGCGCGGTTCCACGCCGGCATCAGCTACCGCCATCTGCTTGTGCTCTCAGGCGGCAGGGGAAAGGACGCCAGGTGCACCCCGCCCCATGACCAGGTGGGTGGCAGGGTGGTAGATTTCCTGCCACACGGCCTGGATGCAGAATTTCTCATCCGGCTCATCATGGATTCAAAACCCGTGCTGGAAGGACATGAAATTAACCGGCGCAGGATGGCGCAAGGAAAGAACACGGGCAATATGATATGGTTATGGGCGCAGGGCAGGGCACCGTCAATGCCACATTTCAGGGAGTTGTATGGTATAAGCGGGGCTATGATATCTGCCGTGGACCTGCTCAAAGGTCTGGGAGTATGTGCAGGGCTTAACGTGATCGACGTACCGGGCGCAACTGGCTACCTTGATACGAATTATACAGGAAAGGCAGATGCTGCACTGCAGGCTCTGGAATCTTGTGATTTCGTGTACGTGCATGTGGAAGCTGCTGACGAGGCCGCGCATATTGGTGACCTGGATGCAAAGATACAGGCCATCGAGGACTTTGACAGCAAAGTAGTGGGGCACGTCATGGATGGAATGGCTGCATTTGATGATTATAAAATTTTACTGATGCCTGACCACAGTACACCCATACCCATGAAGACGCATACCCATGACCCTGTGCCTTTTGTGGTACTTTCAAGTAATGGTGGTGCGGATGATGTTATCGAATATAATGAGTTCTCTGTGAAGGCAGGTTCACTGGGAAGGGTAGAAGGGCACAGGATAATGAATTACCTGGTGCATGGAAAATTCTGA